The genomic window ACGTTGACCACGTTTTTTACGACGACGGTAGGTAATGGTTTCAGAAGCAGGCTCCTCTAAAACGGAGGCTGCTTCTACCTCTGCTTCATTAAAGAGCGAAAGCTCTAATTGATCGGCATGTGTTTTTTCACTTGAAGAGCCAAATCGTCTTTTTTGGCTGAGGCGAAACTGCTCCTCATACCATTTCAGTTTCGCAGTAAGTTCAGCCACTTGCTTTTCAAGAGATTCACAACGCTTTTGAAAATATTCAGTTGGTTGGGTGAGTGTTTTCGTTGTCTTTTTCATACTTTATCTATTCGACAAATGATGATTCATTCCTTTTAAAAATGAGTGTGCAAATAAAAAATTTTAAAGAATATGTTTTTTAGATAACTGTCCTTGCGGTGACTTCAGGATGAGCCTGGCGCTGTTCAAGCGGAAGCCCATCAAGCAACCAACGAAGCTGGCGGCGGCTTATTTTTAGCGGTGCATCACTTTCTTCCGTTGGCCATTGAAATTTTCCTTGTTCTAAACGTCTATAATAGAGCCAGAAGCCGTTGTGCTCCCAATGAAGGATTTTCAGTTTATCCCGATTGCGATTGCAAAAGACAAAGTAGCTAGGCGAAAAGGGATCTAAATCGAAACCCTCTTTCACCAACGCAGCCAGGCCATCAATGGATTTGCGCAAGTCTGTGCTCCCTCGAGCGAGATAAACATTCGTGATCATGGTTTCGTTTAACATAGCGACCTCAACGTCCTTACGACATCCGCAAGGAAAGATGGGTCGAAGCCTGGTTTCACCTCTATGGATGCTTGCCCTATAGTAATCTGTATGGTGTTTTTTGATTCGCTATATTGTTCATCCATT from Bacillus methanolicus includes these protein-coding regions:
- the tnpB gene encoding IS66 family insertion sequence element accessory protein TnpB (TnpB, as the term is used for proteins encoded by IS66 family insertion elements, is considered an accessory protein, since TnpC, encoded by a neighboring gene, is a DDE family transposase.), giving the protein MLNETMITNVYLARGSTDLRKSIDGLAALVKEGFDLDPFSPSYFVFCNRNRDKLKILHWEHNGFWLYYRRLEQGKFQWPTEESDAPLKISRRQLRWLLDGLPLEQRQAHPEVTARTVI